One genomic window of Parasteatoda tepidariorum isolate YZ-2023 chromosome 9, CAS_Ptep_4.0, whole genome shotgun sequence includes the following:
- the LOC139426546 gene encoding uncharacterized protein, with translation MVSPSSVRISIGVFSEVLEVNRTNGISISGGSEAGFLELLIEKLNFKPEFVEINFSEIPVNLFNSNADIAIGRLAMIESYFNSGFAFPYDFGSLHFLTKLPAEVPKFQVLSKPFEITTWLLLLLFLLVYPMCLYYLYGKKYTYAELLFNVVSQLLQQPGSIPVSARFKERIIDASWRICAFWVALYYTSLLLSFLMVPVQEQPINSIPRLYKAVTKKACKCMVFKGSGHGKILSSSGDRKIKVIGEQIQSHNWEIDYTLSSLKKAILTNRDVVVVPSFIFKHHLLGQVLVSDEPLFSSYVAIYSNKNFCCRKMLEKFVLRITAGGIYHKLVNDYYYRQSILRRSSPKIEIEHDEIKKLTLYDLCGAFAILVSGYFLAFLTFNHEKSIQHKGCCRRNTRISDKTVIKHKENNSPIYCICSNKFAPRKKISSVYLRKIENIV, from the coding sequence ATGGTGTCCCCAAGTTCTGTAAGAATCTCCATAGGTGTCTTTTCGGAAGTTCTCGAAGTCAACCGCACAAATGGCATTTCTATTAGTGGTGGATCGGAAGCCGGATTTCTCGAACTGCTTattgaaaaactgaattttaaaccGGAGTtcgttgaaataaatttctcggAAATACCCGTCAATCTTTTCAATTCCAACGCCGATATTGCCATCGGAAGATTAGCAATGATTGAATCTTATTTTAACTCCGGCTTTGCGTTTCCGTATGATTTTGGGAGTTTACATTTTCTCACTAAACTACCAGCGGAAGTTCCCAAATTTCAAGTTCTCTCCAAACCTTTTGAAATTACAACTTGGCTACTTTTACTGCTATTCCTGCTTGTTTATCCTATGTGTTTGTACTACTTATAtgggaaaaaatatacatacgcTGAGCTACTTTTTAACGTTGTGTCCCAATTATTGCAGCAGCCTGGCAGCATACCTGTTAGTGCTAGATTCAAAGAGAGAATAATAGACGCCTCCTGGCGCATCTGTGCATTTTGGGTGGCATTATACTATACATCATTGCTGCTTTCTTTTTTGATGGTGCCAGTTCAAGAACAACCAATCAATTCCATTCCCAGACTATATAAAGCTGTTACGAAAAAAGCGTGCAAGTGCATGGTATTTAAGGGATCAGGACACGGAAAAATATTGTCATCTAGTGGTGATcggaaaattaaagttattggTGAACAAATCCAATCCCATAACTGGGAGATAGACTATACATTATCAAGTTTGAAAAAAGCTATTCTAACAAATAGAGATGTAGTTGTTGTTCCAAGTTTTATATTCAAACATCACCTATTAGGTCAAGTATTAGTATCAGATGAGCCgcttttttcttcatatgtagcaatatattctaataaaaacttCTGTTGTCGGAAAATGCTGGAAAAGTTTGTTCTCCGTATTACAGCAGGTGGTATTTACCATAAGTTGGTAAATGACTATTACTATAGGCAGTCCATTTTACGCAGATCCTCGCCAAAGATTGAAATTGAgcatgatgaaataaaaaaattgactttgtATGATTTGTGTGGAGCTTTTGCTATTCTAGTCTCTGGTTATTTTCTCGCATTTCTAACATTTAACCATGAGAAATCTATCCAACATAAGGGATGTTGCAGACGAAATACTAGAATAAGTgataaaactgtaataaaacataaagaaaataattcgcCAATATATTGTATTTGTAGCAATAAATTCGCACcacggaaaaaaatatcatcagtttaccttcgaaaaattgaaaatattgtatga